A stretch of the Bordetella genomosp. 8 genome encodes the following:
- a CDS encoding thioredoxin family protein, with translation MLALKKLALAALFAVSALPLGGLARAAQPPAQAPAFTGIEKWLNSEPLDLAALRGKVVLVDFWTYTCINCIRTLPYVKSWHEKYKDQGLVVVGVHTPEFAFERSTRNVQDAIKRFGITYPVAQDNKYATWEAYRNVYWPAFYLVDKQGRIIYTHFGEGQYKETEAMIQQALAQPAGG, from the coding sequence ATGCTTGCACTCAAGAAACTCGCCCTGGCGGCCCTGTTCGCCGTATCCGCCCTGCCGCTCGGCGGGCTGGCGCGGGCCGCGCAGCCGCCGGCGCAGGCCCCGGCCTTCACCGGCATAGAAAAGTGGCTGAACAGCGAGCCGCTGGACCTGGCCGCGCTGCGGGGCAAGGTGGTGCTGGTGGACTTCTGGACCTACACCTGCATCAACTGCATCCGCACGCTGCCCTACGTGAAGAGCTGGCACGAGAAATACAAGGACCAGGGCCTGGTGGTGGTGGGCGTGCATACGCCCGAGTTCGCCTTCGAACGATCCACCCGGAACGTGCAGGACGCCATCAAGCGTTTCGGCATCACGTACCCCGTGGCGCAGGACAACAAGTACGCGACCTGGGAGGCCTATCGCAATGTCTATTGGCCGGCGTTCTACCTGGTCGACAAGCAGGGCAGGATCATCTACACGCACTTCGGCGAAGGCCAGTACAAGGAGACGGAGGCGATGATCCAGCAGGCCCTGGCGCAGCCGGCCGGGGGATGA
- the bioD gene encoding dethiobiotin synthase — MTHHRASYFVAGTDTEIGKTLASCALLHAFAARGLSTAAMKPIAAGAHRDAGGTWRNEDAELLADAATVAVPRTLSTPFLLRAAAAPHLVARQEGVTLDIGHIVRCHREVSASAQITIVEGVGGFRVPLNGDLDTGDLAVALALPVILVVGMRLGCLSHALLTAEAIAACGLRMAGWIANGIDPAMPLRQENLDTLRVRLARSHGAPLLGAMPWLPAPTGQAAAACLDIGSLIPRPAAPGPAGSSPPSPCTGLRRSACR; from the coding sequence ATGACGCATCATCGCGCCTCCTACTTCGTGGCGGGCACCGACACCGAGATCGGCAAGACCCTGGCCAGCTGCGCCCTGCTGCACGCCTTCGCGGCCCGCGGGCTGTCCACCGCGGCGATGAAACCCATCGCCGCCGGCGCGCATCGGGACGCCGGCGGAACCTGGCGCAACGAGGACGCCGAACTGCTGGCCGATGCCGCCACGGTCGCCGTGCCGCGCACGCTGTCCACGCCCTTCCTGCTGCGCGCCGCGGCGGCGCCGCACCTGGTCGCCCGGCAGGAAGGCGTCACGCTGGACATCGGCCACATCGTGCGCTGCCATCGCGAGGTTTCAGCCAGCGCGCAGATCACCATCGTCGAGGGCGTGGGTGGCTTCCGCGTACCGCTGAACGGCGACCTCGATACCGGCGACCTGGCTGTCGCGCTGGCTTTGCCGGTCATCCTGGTGGTGGGCATGCGATTGGGCTGCCTGAGCCACGCCTTGCTGACCGCCGAAGCCATCGCGGCGTGCGGCCTGCGCATGGCGGGCTGGATCGCCAACGGCATCGACCCCGCCATGCCGCTGCGCCAGGAAAACCTGGACACGCTGCGTGTACGCCTGGCGCGCAGCCATGGCGCCCCCCTGCTCGGCGCCATGCCATGGCTGCCGGCGCCCACCGGCCAGGCCGCGGCGGCCTGCCTGGACATCGGGTCGCTCATCCCCCGGCCGGCTGCGCCAGGGCCTGCTGGATCATCGCCTCCGTCTCCTTGTACTGGCCTTCGCCGAAGTGCGTGTAGATGA
- a CDS encoding aminotransferase class I/II-fold pyridoxal phosphate-dependent enzyme: MTPAHMLARGLEDLRSRALTRRRRVADTPCAPRIRIDGKDLVAFASNDYLGLANHPALIDAIAAGARRYGAGSGGSHLLGGHSRAHVVLEDVLAEYAGGFARHPRALSFSTGYMANLAILGALAGRGATIYSDALNHASLIDGARLSRANVRIYPHADATALAAMLDEDRGAGLKLIVTDAVFSMDGDVAPLGELVALAERHQAWLVVDDAHGFGVHGDDGAGTVAAASLRSPLLVYMGTLGKAAGVSGAFVVAEDTVIEWLVQRARTYIFTTAAAPALAHAASASIALMRGAEGTARRRALRGHIDTMQAFIARTAWAGPAWMGPAWMGPAWTGPASATPAPAPAPILPIVVGANEAALGLADALMEQGFWVPAIRPPTVPAGTARLRLSLSAAHEAGDIERLGAALLAAARAADRMADNMAGRGADQAADRTCAP, from the coding sequence ATGACGCCGGCGCACATGCTGGCGCGCGGTTTGGAAGACCTGCGGTCGCGGGCGCTGACGCGGCGCCGGCGCGTCGCCGATACGCCATGCGCCCCGCGCATCCGTATCGACGGCAAGGACCTGGTCGCCTTCGCCAGCAACGACTACCTGGGCCTGGCCAACCACCCCGCGCTGATCGACGCGATTGCCGCCGGCGCTCGCCGCTATGGCGCCGGCAGCGGCGGCTCGCACCTGCTCGGCGGGCACTCCCGCGCGCATGTCGTGCTGGAGGACGTGCTTGCCGAATACGCCGGAGGCTTTGCCCGGCACCCGCGCGCCCTGTCGTTCTCCACGGGTTATATGGCGAACCTGGCGATCCTCGGCGCGCTGGCGGGACGCGGCGCGACGATCTATTCCGATGCCTTGAACCATGCCTCGCTGATCGACGGCGCGCGGCTGTCGCGCGCCAACGTGCGCATCTATCCCCATGCGGACGCCACGGCGCTGGCCGCGATGCTCGATGAGGACCGCGGCGCCGGCCTGAAGCTGATCGTGACCGATGCCGTGTTCAGCATGGACGGCGATGTGGCGCCGCTGGGCGAACTCGTCGCACTGGCCGAAAGGCACCAGGCCTGGCTGGTGGTCGACGACGCCCATGGCTTCGGCGTGCACGGCGACGATGGCGCCGGTACGGTCGCGGCGGCGAGCCTGCGATCGCCGCTGCTGGTCTATATGGGCACGCTGGGCAAGGCCGCGGGCGTGTCGGGTGCATTCGTCGTGGCGGAAGACACGGTCATCGAATGGCTGGTACAGCGTGCGCGGACCTATATCTTCACCACCGCCGCCGCGCCCGCGCTGGCCCATGCCGCGAGCGCCAGCATCGCGTTGATGCGCGGGGCGGAGGGCACGGCCAGACGCCGCGCGCTGCGGGGGCACATCGATACGATGCAAGCGTTCATCGCGCGGACCGCGTGGGCGGGCCCGGCCTGGATGGGCCCGGCCTGGATGGGCCCGGCCTGGACGGGCCCGGCCTCGGCCACGCCTGCGCCAGCGCCAGCGCCCATTTTGCCCATCGTGGTCGGCGCCAACGAAGCTGCCCTGGGGCTGGCCGACGCGCTGATGGAACAAGGATTCTGGGTGCCGGCGATCAGGCCGCCGACGGTGCCGGCCGGCACCGCGCGTCTGCGGCTGTCGCTCTCGGCGGCGCACGAAGCGGGCGATATCGAACGCCTGGGAGCGGCCTTGCTGGCGGCGGCCCGGGCGGCGGACCGGATGGCGGACAACATGGCGGGCCGGGGCGCGGACCAGGCGGCGGACCGGACGTGCGCGCCATGA
- the bioA gene encoding adenosylmethionine--8-amino-7-oxononanoate transaminase: MQGVTNPVRGDALVARSLRAVWHPCTQMKHHESSPPLPIARGAGAWLYDADGRRYLDGISSWWVNLFGHAHPAINAALVDQLATLEHAMLAGCTHEPAVALAERLSARTDGALGHAFFASDGASAVEIALKMSFHFWRNGGQPDKREFACVEHGYHGETLGALGVTDVALFRDAYGPLLRRAHKVASPDARQAAPGETAADVAARALADVAALFETRGASIAAIIVEPLVQCAAGMAMHDPAYLRGLRALCDRHDVHLIADEIAVGFGRTGSFFAHEQAGIRPDLLCLSKGITGGYLPLSVVLCSDRVHDAFYDDDIARGFLHSHSYTGNPLACRAALATLDLFDRHDVLAGNRARFDALAAALGDLASHRHVAHLRRCGAILAFDVRGGAHADGGFARRYARHALAAGALLRPIGRTVYLMPPYVLDPQEIACLASATLQALERSLDPRQA; this comes from the coding sequence ATGCAAGGCGTAACGAACCCTGTGCGGGGCGATGCGCTGGTCGCCCGCAGCCTGCGGGCGGTATGGCATCCCTGCACGCAGATGAAGCACCATGAAAGCAGTCCGCCATTGCCGATCGCGCGAGGCGCGGGCGCCTGGCTATATGACGCCGACGGACGCCGTTACCTGGATGGCATCAGCTCGTGGTGGGTGAACTTGTTCGGCCATGCGCACCCGGCGATCAATGCAGCGCTGGTCGACCAGTTGGCGACGCTGGAGCACGCCATGCTGGCGGGATGCACGCACGAACCCGCGGTGGCCCTGGCGGAACGACTTTCCGCGCGCACGGACGGCGCGCTGGGTCACGCATTCTTCGCTTCCGACGGCGCGTCGGCGGTCGAGATCGCACTGAAGATGAGCTTCCATTTCTGGCGCAATGGCGGCCAGCCGGACAAGCGCGAGTTCGCCTGCGTGGAGCACGGTTATCACGGCGAAACCCTGGGCGCCCTGGGCGTCACCGACGTCGCGCTGTTTCGCGACGCCTATGGGCCCCTGCTGCGGCGGGCGCACAAGGTCGCATCGCCGGATGCCAGGCAGGCCGCGCCCGGCGAAACCGCCGCCGATGTGGCGGCCCGCGCCCTGGCGGACGTCGCCGCCCTGTTCGAGACGCGCGGCGCGTCGATCGCGGCGATCATCGTCGAGCCGCTGGTGCAATGCGCGGCAGGCATGGCGATGCACGACCCGGCCTACCTGCGCGGCCTGCGCGCGCTGTGCGATCGGCACGATGTGCACCTGATCGCCGACGAGATCGCCGTCGGCTTCGGCCGCACGGGCAGCTTCTTCGCGCACGAGCAGGCAGGTATCCGGCCGGATCTGCTGTGCTTGTCCAAGGGCATTACCGGCGGATACCTGCCGCTGTCGGTCGTGCTGTGCAGCGATCGCGTCCATGACGCCTTCTACGACGACGATATCGCGCGCGGCTTCCTGCATTCGCACTCCTACACCGGCAACCCGCTGGCCTGCCGCGCCGCCTTGGCCACGCTGGACCTGTTCGACCGGCACGACGTACTGGCCGGCAACAGGGCGCGCTTCGACGCCCTGGCGGCTGCGCTGGGCGATCTTGCGTCGCACCGCCATGTCGCGCACCTGCGCCGTTGCGGCGCCATCCTGGCGTTCGATGTGCGGGGCGGTGCGCATGCGGACGGGGGCTTCGCGCGCCGCTATGCCCGCCATGCGCTGGCGGCGGGCGCCTTGTTGCGCCCCATCGGCCGCACGGTCTACCTGATGCCGCCCTATGTGCTGGACCCGCAGGAGATCGCCTGCTTGGCATCCGCCACCCTGCAGGCACTGGAGCGGAGCCTGGATCCGCGCCAGGCCTGA
- the bioB gene encoding biotin synthase BioB produces the protein MPHIQTVALPDRPRRRSEGRWSSANIANLLDLPFPDLLHRAQEVHRAHFDPTEIQLSSLLSIKTGGCPEDCGYCSQSAHHDTGLKAQPLMDLDHVLAAARAAQAAGARRFCMGAAWRSPKPRQVAAVARMVAGVKALGLETCVTLGMLDASHARELADAGLDYYNHNLDTSPEFYGNVVTTRTYQDRLDTLWHVREAGVKVCCGGIVGMGEDRTVRAGLIAQLANLDPYPESVPVNGLMRVAGTPLHGSAPLDPFEFVRTIAVARIAMPRAVVRLSAGREQMDDATQALCFLAGANSMFYGDALLTTGNPRVAADRQLLARLGMRGGDVSCKA, from the coding sequence ATGCCCCATATCCAGACCGTTGCCCTGCCTGACCGTCCACGACGGCGATCGGAAGGCCGCTGGTCCAGCGCGAACATCGCCAACCTCCTCGACCTGCCCTTTCCCGACCTGCTGCACCGCGCGCAGGAAGTCCATCGCGCCCATTTCGATCCGACCGAAATCCAGCTTTCCAGCCTGTTGTCGATCAAGACCGGGGGCTGCCCGGAGGATTGCGGCTATTGCTCGCAATCCGCGCATCACGACACCGGGCTCAAGGCGCAGCCCCTGATGGACCTGGACCATGTGCTGGCGGCCGCGCGCGCCGCGCAGGCGGCGGGGGCGCGCCGTTTCTGCATGGGCGCGGCGTGGCGATCGCCCAAGCCGCGCCAGGTCGCCGCGGTCGCGCGCATGGTCGCTGGCGTCAAGGCGCTGGGACTGGAAACCTGCGTGACCCTGGGCATGCTGGACGCGTCGCATGCGCGCGAGCTCGCCGACGCCGGCCTGGACTACTACAACCACAACCTGGACACCTCGCCCGAGTTCTACGGCAACGTCGTCACCACGCGCACCTACCAGGACCGGCTCGACACCTTGTGGCACGTGCGCGAGGCCGGCGTCAAGGTGTGCTGCGGCGGCATCGTCGGCATGGGCGAGGACCGCACGGTGCGGGCCGGCCTGATCGCCCAACTGGCCAACCTTGATCCCTATCCCGAGTCGGTGCCTGTCAACGGCCTGATGCGCGTCGCCGGCACGCCCTTGCACGGATCGGCGCCGTTGGATCCCTTCGAATTCGTGCGGACGATCGCCGTGGCGCGCATCGCCATGCCGCGTGCGGTGGTGCGGCTGTCCGCCGGCCGCGAGCAGATGGACGATGCGACCCAGGCGCTCTGCTTCCTGGCCGGCGCCAACTCCATGTTCTACGGCGACGCGTTGCTGACCACCGGCAATCCGCGCGTCGCGGCCGACCGCCAGTTGCTGGCCCGGCTGGGCATGCGCGGCGGGGACGTGTCATGCAAGGCGTAA